In a single window of the Coffea eugenioides isolate CCC68of chromosome 3, Ceug_1.0, whole genome shotgun sequence genome:
- the LOC113766423 gene encoding probable bifunctional methylthioribulose-1-phosphate dehydratase/enolase-phosphatase E1, producing the protein MSSFPQAEVFEVPAEVKKKALVSELSLQFYKLGWLSGTGGSVTLKVHEHNVPRQNQFIVMLPSNVQKDRMSPEDMYVLSSMSPPPTKTYPHNPPKCTDCAPLFLKVYEMCNAGAVIQSHGLDACFVTMINSSSNEFRIRNMEMIKGIQGHGYHDELVVPIIENALSEGKLVESPTKAIRAYPKSTAVLVRRHGVFIWGDSWISAKTQAICYHYLAAAIKFHQLGLPY; encoded by the exons ATGAGTAGTTTCCCACAGGCGGAAGTGTTTGAAGTACCAGCAGAAGT CAAAAAAAAGGCTTTAGTGTCAGAACTATCTCTGCAATTTTATAAACTTGGATGGCTTTCAGGTACTGGAGGTAGTGTAACCCTGAAAGTCCATGAGCATAATGTCCCCAGACAGAATCAATTCATAGTCATGTTACCTTCAA ATGTACAGAAGGATAGGATGTCGCCAGAGGACATGTATGTTCTTTCTTCTATGTCTCCGCCTCCTACCAAGACATATCCTCATAACCCTCCAAAATGTACCGACTGTGCTCCTCTATTTCTCAAG GTTTATGAAATGTGTAATGCAGGAGCTGTGATTCAGAGTCATGGATTGGATGCTTGCTTTGTAACAATGATTAATTCTTCGTCGAACGAGTTCCGC ATCAGAAACATGGAGATGATAAAGGGTATTCAAGGGCATGGTTACCATGACGAACTTGTTGTGCCAATAATTGAGAATGCTCTCAGTGAGGGGAAGCTTGTGGAGTCACCAACTAAAGCG ATCAGAGCTTATCCAAAGTCGACTGCAGTACTCGTTCGCAGGCATGGTGTGTTCATATGGGGAGACAGCTGGATTAGTGCCAAAACCCAG GCTATATGCTACCACTATCTCGCTGCGGCTATTAAGTTTCATCAGCTGGGCCTTCCCTATTGA